A genome region from Natranaeroarchaeum sulfidigenes includes the following:
- a CDS encoding rhodanese-like domain-containing protein yields the protein MSPTYPDELDDRLDDDAPFVLDIRPRTAYQSGAIDGSHNIPVYDELRGGDESSFRAALEELPDNEEIVVVCKMGVVAKRATRILTDEGYDATTLAGGMSGWNGYQSGSLGYKLRSLIWSLRR from the coding sequence GTGTCACCCACGTATCCGGACGAGCTGGACGACCGACTCGACGACGACGCCCCGTTCGTCCTCGACATTCGGCCCCGAACTGCCTACCAGTCGGGGGCGATCGATGGGAGCCATAACATCCCCGTCTACGACGAACTCCGCGGCGGCGACGAGTCGTCGTTCCGCGCGGCGCTCGAGGAGTTGCCCGATAACGAGGAGATCGTCGTCGTGTGCAAGATGGGCGTCGTCGCGAAGCGAGCAACGCGAATCCTGACCGATGAGGGCTACGACGCGACCACGCTCGCGGGCGGGATGAGCGGCTGGAACGGCTACCAGTCGGGCTCGCTCGGATACAAACTGCGATCCCTGATCTGGAGTTTGCGCCGGTAG
- a CDS encoding aldo/keto reductase: MQHRRLGDTGFDVSEIGLGTWNIGSDWGEVSEAEGREAIRTALDAGIDFIDTADVYGDGRSERLIREVLDERDAHDEVTVATKAGRRLDPHVAEDYDREHLEAFVDRSRENLGEDTLDLLQLHCPPTDAYYRAEPWDALAALADAEKIDSFGVSVERVEEALKAIEYPGVETVQIIFNPFRQRPAELFFREAKRRNVGVIVRVPLASGLLTGKLDRETEFPEDDHRNYNRDGDAFDVGETFAGVPYETGLDAAEELRPLVPEELTMAQFTLRWILDHEAVSTVIPGSTSPEHVRQNAAVSEAGSLSHATHGAVRDIYEASIHEHVHHRW; encoded by the coding sequence ATGCAACACCGACGACTCGGCGACACTGGCTTTGACGTCTCGGAAATCGGCCTCGGGACCTGGAACATCGGTTCGGACTGGGGCGAGGTATCGGAAGCGGAGGGCCGCGAGGCTATCCGGACCGCCCTCGACGCCGGGATCGACTTCATCGACACCGCCGACGTCTACGGCGACGGGCGCAGCGAACGCCTGATCCGTGAGGTGCTCGACGAGCGCGACGCTCACGACGAGGTCACGGTCGCGACGAAGGCCGGGCGACGACTCGACCCGCACGTCGCGGAGGATTACGACCGCGAACATCTCGAAGCGTTCGTCGATCGGTCCCGGGAGAACCTCGGCGAGGACACGCTTGATCTCCTGCAGCTGCACTGCCCGCCGACCGACGCGTACTACCGGGCCGAGCCGTGGGACGCGCTGGCCGCCCTCGCCGACGCGGAGAAAATCGACAGCTTCGGCGTCAGCGTCGAGCGCGTCGAGGAGGCGCTCAAGGCCATCGAGTACCCCGGCGTCGAGACCGTTCAGATCATCTTCAACCCGTTCCGCCAGCGTCCCGCCGAACTGTTCTTCCGCGAGGCGAAACGGCGAAACGTCGGCGTCATCGTCCGCGTCCCCCTCGCGTCGGGCCTGTTGACCGGCAAACTCGACCGCGAGACGGAGTTCCCCGAGGACGACCACCGCAACTACAACCGCGACGGCGACGCCTTCGATGTCGGCGAGACGTTCGCGGGCGTCCCATACGAGACCGGCCTCGACGCCGCCGAGGAGCTCCGCCCGCTCGTCCCCGAGGAGCTCACGATGGCCCAGTTCACGCTCCGCTGGATCCTCGACCACGAGGCCGTCTCGACCGTGATACCCGGTTCGACATCGCCCGAGCACGTCCGCCAGAACGCCGCCGTCTCCGAGGCAGGCTCGCTCTCACACGCAACACACGGTGCGGTCCGGGACATCTACGAGGCGTCCATCCACGAGCACGTTCACCACCGCTGGTAG
- a CDS encoding alpha/beta hydrolase gives MSESVLVPGGRDVRASLDQDGGASDAVVVACPPHPEHGGSRHDARLTAVSDALVGSGVDCLRFDYGPWDEGRGERVDAENAVTWASDRYDRVGIFGYSFGATIALLAGAEVRVDAVSALAPTAALGPELDATAALEAIGSPVQVVYGARDSTVEWEPVVERARELGHCTDDLAADHFFVGQHGTIAETVVSFLGKALTK, from the coding sequence ATGTCGGAATCGGTGCTCGTGCCCGGCGGGCGCGACGTTCGGGCATCGCTCGATCAGGACGGTGGTGCGAGCGACGCAGTTGTGGTCGCCTGTCCACCCCATCCCGAACACGGCGGGAGCCGTCACGACGCCAGACTGACCGCCGTCTCGGACGCGCTCGTCGGGAGCGGGGTCGACTGTCTGCGCTTCGATTACGGCCCGTGGGATGAAGGGCGCGGCGAGCGCGTCGACGCCGAGAACGCGGTCACGTGGGCCAGCGACCGGTACGATCGGGTCGGGATCTTTGGGTACAGCTTCGGCGCGACGATAGCGCTGCTCGCGGGCGCCGAGGTCCGGGTCGACGCCGTCTCGGCGCTCGCCCCGACCGCTGCACTCGGCCCGGAACTGGACGCCACCGCTGCACTCGAAGCGATCGGTTCGCCGGTACAGGTCGTTTACGGCGCGCGGGACTCGACAGTCGAGTGGGAGCCAGTCGTCGAGCGCGCCCGGGAACTGGGCCACTGCACCGACGACCTCGCCGCCGACCACTTTTTCGTCGGCCAGCACGGGACGATTGCCGAGACGGTCGTCTCGTTTCTCGGCAAGGCTCTCACGAAGTGA
- a CDS encoding universal stress protein, translating into MYDDILVPTDGSEGTAQTLDHAIEIAGNHDAILHAVSVIDQRVYLAAEDDEREEIVDRLRRDAEAAIEDIAERVAETDLDLETSVVDGTPYKEILGYADEHDIDLVTIGTHGRTGRDRLENLGSVTERVVREAERTVLVVNIGD; encoded by the coding sequence ATGTACGACGACATACTGGTGCCGACCGACGGGAGCGAGGGGACCGCACAGACGCTCGATCACGCGATCGAGATCGCCGGAAACCACGACGCAATTCTGCACGCAGTCTCGGTGATTGACCAGCGTGTCTATCTCGCGGCCGAGGACGATGAGCGCGAGGAGATCGTCGACCGGCTCCGTCGGGACGCAGAGGCGGCGATCGAGGACATCGCCGAGCGAGTCGCCGAGACGGATCTCGACCTCGAAACGTCGGTGGTCGATGGGACGCCGTACAAGGAGATTCTGGGGTACGCCGACGAACACGATATCGATCTGGTCACGATCGGTACCCATGGCCGGACGGGCCGCGATCGACTGGAGAACCTCGGGAGCGTCACCGAACGGGTCGTGCGGGAGGCCGAACGGACCGTGCTGGTCGTGAACATCGGCGACTGA
- a CDS encoding succinylglutamate desuccinylase/aspartoacylase family protein: protein MDDSPGHTTERVTLARLPSGTEISTTVHRYEGVESGPMVYVQAAQHGREINGTEVLRRVHDRLTADVQAGTVIAVPVANPLTFDRVSYTTPEQLDSVNPNMNRVWPGREAGTLHQRMAARLWAYAADADLVVDLHTGSPEMLPHVVYTAGDERSRELAEAFGTDLLLAEPAGEDTPDEWQQRGFGGKLRVAAAEEGIPAITPELAHNKQFVESAIDTGVTGLFNVFRALDILSGSPVGNGDTREARNHLGNVDATASGLFRVTSEYELGERLPDGATLGTVYDPTTYERLQTVRTDRAGVLYALTREATVTVGDRLAGIAVVD, encoded by the coding sequence ATGGACGACAGTCCCGGGCACACGACCGAGCGCGTGACGCTGGCCCGGCTTCCCTCGGGCACCGAGATCTCGACAACGGTCCACCGGTACGAGGGCGTCGAGTCGGGGCCGATGGTCTACGTGCAGGCCGCCCAGCACGGCCGCGAGATCAACGGTACCGAGGTACTTCGTCGGGTCCACGACCGACTCACCGCCGACGTACAGGCTGGCACGGTGATCGCAGTCCCGGTCGCGAATCCCCTCACGTTCGATCGGGTGTCCTACACGACGCCCGAGCAACTGGACAGCGTCAACCCGAATATGAACCGGGTCTGGCCGGGTCGCGAAGCAGGGACACTTCATCAGCGGATGGCCGCTCGACTCTGGGCGTACGCGGCGGATGCGGATCTCGTCGTGGACCTGCACACCGGCAGTCCAGAGATGTTACCGCACGTCGTCTACACCGCAGGTGACGAGCGATCCCGGGAGCTGGCCGAAGCATTCGGTACCGACCTTCTACTGGCGGAACCGGCCGGTGAGGACACGCCCGACGAGTGGCAACAGCGCGGCTTTGGTGGGAAGCTACGGGTCGCCGCGGCCGAGGAAGGGATTCCGGCGATCACGCCCGAGCTGGCGCATAACAAACAGTTCGTCGAGTCGGCGATCGACACCGGCGTGACGGGGCTGTTCAACGTCTTCCGTGCGCTCGACATCCTGTCCGGGTCACCGGTCGGAAACGGTGACACGAGAGAGGCGCGGAACCACCTCGGCAACGTCGACGCCACTGCATCGGGGCTGTTTCGCGTGACTTCGGAGTACGAACTCGGGGAGCGGCTCCCGGATGGTGCGACGCTCGGAACGGTGTACGACCCGACGACGTACGAACGGCTCCAGACCGTTCGTACTGACCGTGCAGGTGTACTCTACGCGCTCACACGGGAAGCAACAGTTACCGTCGGGGATCGACTCGCCGGAATCGCCGTCGTCGACTAG
- a CDS encoding PspA/IM30 family protein — protein sequence MGVLSRASYVIRSKVNALLNRAEDPSETLDYSYEQLRDELQDVKKGIADLTTQKKRLEMQKRKLEDNVEKHNEQARQAVKQDREDLARRALEKKKTKMTQIEELEGQIADLQNTQDGLVEQKETLQQRIEEFRTKKETIKARHEAAEASARVSEAVTGAGDQFGDVSRAIERAEENTEELEARSAALDELQEEGVLEDQLSDKSDLERELEDVHTQGTVEAELDTLKADMGKETESDSTSDDAQSIAEPDLDTELDDDVDVEAELADPEIDEELEELRDDEN from the coding sequence ATGGGAGTACTCTCGCGCGCCAGCTACGTTATCCGGTCGAAGGTAAACGCCCTCCTCAACCGGGCCGAAGACCCGAGTGAGACGCTCGATTACTCGTACGAACAGCTCCGCGACGAGCTCCAGGACGTCAAGAAGGGAATCGCCGACCTGACGACCCAGAAGAAACGTCTGGAGATGCAAAAGCGCAAACTCGAGGACAACGTCGAGAAACACAACGAGCAGGCCCGACAGGCGGTCAAACAGGACCGCGAGGATCTGGCCCGCCGCGCCCTCGAGAAAAAGAAGACGAAGATGACCCAGATCGAGGAGCTGGAGGGGCAGATCGCCGACCTCCAGAACACACAGGACGGGCTCGTCGAACAGAAAGAGACCCTCCAGCAGCGCATCGAGGAGTTCCGCACCAAAAAGGAGACGATCAAGGCCCGCCACGAGGCCGCCGAGGCGAGCGCGCGCGTTTCAGAAGCCGTCACGGGAGCTGGCGACCAGTTCGGCGACGTGAGCCGGGCGATCGAGCGCGCCGAGGAGAACACCGAGGAACTGGAGGCTCGCTCCGCAGCACTTGACGAACTACAGGAGGAAGGCGTCCTCGAAGACCAGCTCTCGGACAAGAGCGACCTCGAACGCGAACTCGAAGACGTCCACACACAGGGGACTGTCGAGGCCGAACTCGATACGCTGAAAGCAGATATGGGAAAAGAGACCGAGAGTGACTCCACGTCCGATGATGCCCAGTCGATCGCGGAGCCGGACCTCGATACGGAACTCGACGACGATGTCGATGTCGAGGCCGAACTCGCCGACCCGGAGATCGACGAGGAGCTCGAAGAGCTCCGGGACGACGAGAATTGA
- a CDS encoding threonyl-tRNA synthetase editing domain-containing protein: MRLLAVHADALSCEPVHSRGDVEPEEYPDPVSADGCIGAFVGVETGDGGRLGPVATAAAAELRGASDQLNTDTVVLVPTPHLVDDPAGRGVVTDVLDGIRVGLSDRDVRSVPAGWHLECELRTKGHPHAVRSRRLTGEDHVDEAAGETRWFLAGDTSADGRETDDLLVPIENATAVPAVLDGIVRGERRPARLDEILIAHGITTSDEGATGGGLRWTPRGLTMRACIRALLDERFVDATPVRTPVRLDPATAAIRKHVAAAGWAVEGASVTRRALCPGHLSAFADADLDADALPAALWEVGECERPDSVPQKVTLPEAHTATTDLDAALTVVEERLALLDDLDSTLGIDRVPVVRVTDEFYAAHEQWIEGVVGRFEGPVAVERGAVEHPFSVTFFASVGDDIVELGWLRVDVDGPERFGVEYADGTRRSTPVIVHTAPVGSIEALAATVLDRGVPTWIAPTQVRLLPIDQGQIERCRSVAATLSGAGVRVDIDDRARAVGERIAAVVDRVPYYVVVSDRGDEDTVRVTDSDTGRTEEATIEALADRIGASVPLDRPVSRRGPLCLSDRLVVGRSE; the protein is encoded by the coding sequence ATGCGATTGCTCGCCGTTCACGCCGACGCGCTGTCCTGTGAGCCGGTCCACTCACGGGGGGACGTAGAGCCGGAGGAGTATCCCGATCCGGTGTCTGCTGACGGATGTATCGGCGCGTTCGTCGGCGTCGAAACGGGCGACGGCGGCCGACTGGGGCCGGTCGCCACAGCGGCGGCCGCCGAACTCCGCGGGGCGAGCGACCAGCTCAACACCGACACGGTGGTACTCGTTCCGACGCCCCACCTCGTCGACGACCCGGCCGGGCGGGGCGTCGTGACGGACGTGCTCGACGGGATACGCGTCGGGCTCTCCGATCGAGACGTCCGATCGGTTCCGGCGGGCTGGCATCTCGAATGTGAGCTGCGGACGAAGGGCCACCCACACGCGGTTCGCTCCAGACGACTCACCGGCGAGGACCACGTGGACGAAGCGGCGGGCGAGACCAGGTGGTTCCTGGCGGGCGATACGAGTGCAGACGGCCGGGAAACCGACGACCTGCTGGTACCGATCGAGAACGCCACCGCGGTTCCGGCTGTGCTCGACGGGATCGTACGCGGGGAGCGACGCCCCGCCCGACTCGACGAGATCCTCATAGCCCACGGGATCACAACGAGTGACGAAGGGGCGACAGGAGGCGGACTACGATGGACGCCCCGGGGCCTGACGATGCGTGCGTGCATCCGGGCGCTGCTTGACGAGCGGTTTGTGGACGCGACGCCGGTCCGGACGCCGGTGCGACTGGATCCGGCGACTGCGGCGATCCGCAAGCACGTCGCGGCCGCGGGCTGGGCCGTGGAGGGGGCGTCGGTGACCCGTCGGGCACTCTGTCCCGGCCATCTCTCGGCTTTCGCGGACGCCGATCTCGACGCCGACGCGCTTCCGGCGGCGCTGTGGGAGGTCGGCGAGTGTGAGCGACCGGACTCGGTCCCCCAGAAGGTGACGCTCCCGGAGGCTCACACCGCGACGACCGATCTCGACGCCGCGCTGACGGTCGTCGAGGAGCGGCTGGCGCTGCTCGACGACCTCGATTCGACGCTCGGGATCGATCGCGTGCCGGTCGTGCGCGTCACCGACGAGTTCTATGCGGCCCACGAGCAGTGGATCGAGGGGGTCGTTGGGCGCTTCGAGGGGCCGGTCGCCGTCGAGCGCGGCGCGGTCGAGCATCCCTTCTCGGTGACGTTCTTCGCGTCGGTCGGCGACGACATCGTCGAGCTGGGCTGGCTCCGGGTCGATGTCGACGGCCCGGAGCGGTTCGGCGTCGAGTACGCCGATGGAACACGCCGCTCGACGCCGGTCATCGTTCACACCGCCCCTGTCGGGTCCATCGAGGCGCTGGCCGCGACGGTGCTCGACCGGGGGGTTCCGACGTGGATCGCCCCCACGCAGGTCCGACTGCTTCCGATCGATCAGGGCCAGATTGAGCGCTGTCGGTCGGTTGCGGCGACGCTGTCGGGGGCAGGAGTTCGTGTGGATATCGACGACAGAGCGCGGGCAGTCGGGGAGCGCATCGCGGCTGTGGTGGATCGGGTGCCGTACTACGTAGTGGTCAGTGATCGGGGGGATGAAGACACGGTGCGCGTTACCGACAGCGACACCGGAAGGACGGAGGAGGCGACAATCGAGGCGCTCGCCGATCGAATCGGGGCGTCGGTGCCGCTGGATCGCCCCGTGTCGCGCCGCGGGCCGCTGTGTCTGAGCGATCGACTGGTTGTCGGCAGGTCGGAGTAG
- a CDS encoding group I truncated hemoglobin, which yields MTGTLYDRLGGEEAIAAVVDEFYDRVLADDQLAPFFEDVDMERQRAHQTAFITSVTGGPDLYDGVDMRRAHAHLDLQAEDFAAVADHLDDALAEFEVDDEDRAAVMSAVAELEDDVLNR from the coding sequence ATGACCGGGACGCTGTACGACCGACTCGGCGGTGAGGAGGCCATTGCCGCTGTCGTCGATGAGTTCTACGACCGTGTGCTCGCAGACGACCAGCTAGCACCGTTTTTCGAGGACGTCGACATGGAGCGCCAGCGAGCTCATCAGACCGCGTTCATCACGAGCGTGACGGGTGGGCCAGACCTGTACGACGGCGTGGACATGCGACGGGCACACGCACATCTCGATCTGCAGGCGGAGGATTTCGCGGCCGTCGCGGACCACCTTGACGACGCGCTCGCCGAGTTCGAGGTCGATGACGAGGACCGCGCAGCGGTAATGAGCGCGGTCGCGGAGCTAGAAGACGATGTCCTGAATCGATAG
- a CDS encoding transporter: protein MVRLSTILIGLGVLIALVPIPLPIPGIGLIGGILLLLFGVALRLFGL from the coding sequence ATGGTTCGACTCTCGACGATACTGATCGGCCTCGGCGTCCTGATCGCGCTCGTGCCAATCCCACTGCCGATTCCCGGAATCGGGCTCATCGGGGGAATCCTGTTGCTCCTGTTCGGAGTGGCCCTTCGGCTGTTCGGTCTCTAG
- a CDS encoding transcriptional regulator FilR1 domain-containing protein: MPPKTALVGFLEHTLDTSLDKLEATTTITGPEPTPAEQLRSLVVDADAAVGVLPTLPTSLLDSAGGIDGLRASVVLTGAARERLDGPALAVVESRLTDTSVTLYSHDGDSPAGLVLLDETAVCVEFDTAGEPTALVVSRAPELRAWVAETCSRYQDEADVLVG; encoded by the coding sequence ATGCCTCCGAAAACAGCCCTCGTCGGTTTTCTCGAACACACGCTCGACACCAGTCTCGACAAACTGGAGGCCACGACGACGATCACGGGACCGGAGCCGACACCCGCCGAGCAGTTGCGCTCGCTCGTCGTCGACGCCGACGCCGCGGTCGGCGTCCTGCCCACGCTTCCCACATCCCTGCTTGATTCCGCGGGTGGTATCGACGGCCTGCGTGCCTCGGTCGTCCTCACGGGCGCGGCCCGCGAACGCCTCGACGGCCCAGCGCTCGCGGTCGTCGAGTCCCGCCTGACAGATACGTCGGTCACCCTCTATAGCCACGACGGGGACTCACCGGCCGGACTCGTCTTGCTGGACGAGACCGCCGTCTGTGTGGAGTTCGACACGGCAGGCGAGCCGACCGCACTGGTCGTGAGTCGCGCGCCGGAGCTGCGGGCGTGGGTCGCCGAGACCTGCAGCCGGTATCAGGATGAAGCCGACGTGTTGGTCGGGTAG
- a CDS encoding phosphate uptake regulator PhoU, with amino-acid sequence MNGSPEPVERKVQLTGGSTYTISLPKEWATTNDVETGTPLVLYPSEERLVALKRSARNSDNWIAIDVRDVDPEALKKTLETAYVTGYDEITLESPTGLTAEQRRAARSAVNGLVGVEIQDVTEDSLLVHSLLDGTEVSLRQTVVQMQLTALSMHEDAIRAILENDDELARRVIDQDDDVDRLFALVSRQFHRGLAEFREIAQLDVDRPTAFAYYRMARQLERVADHAEKTATVATRQHEAPPERFHEELLTLGERARGVLRAALEAGLDDGSVSDLQTVFVDRDSVVADVRALDRSLYDEDVPEPQLLASVLDSIERIAEYGANVAETGLQSALGSANE; translated from the coding sequence ATGAACGGGAGCCCCGAACCGGTCGAACGAAAGGTCCAGCTCACCGGCGGATCGACGTATACGATCTCGCTGCCCAAGGAGTGGGCGACGACGAACGACGTCGAGACCGGGACGCCACTGGTCCTCTATCCGAGTGAGGAACGGCTCGTGGCGCTCAAGCGGTCAGCACGCAACAGCGACAACTGGATCGCGATTGACGTGCGCGACGTCGACCCCGAGGCGCTCAAAAAGACACTCGAAACTGCCTACGTCACCGGCTACGACGAGATCACGCTCGAATCACCGACCGGGCTGACGGCCGAACAGCGCCGGGCCGCCCGCTCGGCAGTCAACGGCCTCGTCGGCGTCGAGATACAGGACGTTACCGAGGATTCATTGCTGGTGCATAGCCTGCTCGACGGGACGGAAGTATCGCTCCGCCAGACCGTCGTCCAGATGCAGCTGACGGCGCTGTCGATGCACGAGGATGCGATCCGTGCGATCCTCGAAAACGACGACGAGCTCGCCCGTCGCGTGATCGATCAGGACGACGACGTCGACCGGCTGTTTGCCCTTGTGAGCCGCCAGTTCCACCGCGGCCTCGCGGAGTTCCGCGAGATTGCCCAGCTCGATGTCGACCGCCCGACTGCCTTCGCGTACTATCGGATGGCGCGACAACTGGAACGGGTCGCTGACCACGCCGAGAAGACGGCAACCGTGGCGACCCGCCAGCACGAGGCTCCGCCCGAACGGTTCCACGAGGAGCTGCTGACGCTGGGCGAACGCGCTCGCGGGGTGCTCCGGGCGGCGCTGGAGGCCGGGCTCGACGACGGATCGGTCAGCGACCTGCAGACCGTCTTCGTCGATCGGGACAGCGTCGTTGCGGATGTCCGCGCGCTCGACCGGTCGCTGTACGACGAGGACGTACCGGAACCACAGCTCCTGGCAAGCGTCCTCGACAGCATCGAGCGGATCGCCGAGTACGGCGCGAACGTCGCCGAGACGGGACTCCAGTCGGCGCTGGGCTCCGCCAACGAGTGA
- a CDS encoding KaiC domain-containing protein, translating to MGDDEPAEDWFEQDADDQTDDLFVGEWAVEAEDDTDGADGEGTTEESDAEGTAESDASTESTEAAESDASTPFDEAAADLDAAFEDIADQDDTGEEYGLIPPAETVPELESDESPGDDTGEGLFDRGFGEALESAPDLPTDTTDDIDDDLGEEFDFGGEFDMGTDDFETLDSGGFDEDPDSDIDRIVLGIEGLDAMIQGGVPAQSLMVAIGSAGTGKTTLGLQFLDEGLRNGERGVYITLEESRQRVIRSATEKGFAFDEYADAGDLAVVDIDPVEMANSLGSIRSELPRLVDEFGASRLVLDSVSLLEMMYDERATRRNQIYNFTKSLKKSGVTTLMTSEASEETAYASRHGIVEYLTDAVFVLRYIRPSDFRETQMAIEIQKIRDANHSRETKPYEITSEGINVYRQANIF from the coding sequence ATGGGTGACGACGAACCGGCGGAAGACTGGTTCGAACAGGACGCCGACGACCAGACAGACGACCTGTTCGTGGGGGAATGGGCTGTCGAAGCCGAGGACGACACGGATGGAGCTGACGGGGAGGGAACAACAGAGGAGAGCGACGCCGAAGGCACCGCCGAATCGGACGCCTCGACGGAGTCCACCGAAGCCGCCGAATCAGACGCCTCAACACCGTTCGACGAAGCCGCCGCCGACCTCGATGCGGCATTCGAGGACATCGCGGACCAGGACGATACCGGCGAGGAGTACGGGTTGATACCGCCCGCAGAGACGGTGCCCGAACTGGAGAGCGACGAGTCACCTGGCGACGACACCGGCGAGGGACTCTTCGATCGGGGCTTTGGCGAAGCCCTCGAGAGCGCTCCCGACCTGCCGACTGACACGACCGACGACATCGACGACGACCTCGGTGAGGAGTTCGACTTCGGCGGGGAGTTCGACATGGGAACGGACGACTTCGAGACCCTCGACAGCGGAGGGTTCGATGAGGATCCCGACTCCGATATCGACCGGATCGTGCTCGGCATCGAGGGCCTCGATGCGATGATTCAGGGGGGCGTCCCCGCCCAGTCGCTAATGGTCGCAATCGGGAGCGCCGGAACCGGCAAGACCACGCTCGGCCTGCAGTTCCTCGACGAGGGGCTTCGCAACGGCGAGCGGGGCGTCTACATCACGCTGGAGGAATCACGGCAACGCGTCATCCGGAGCGCGACCGAGAAGGGGTTTGCCTTCGACGAGTATGCCGACGCGGGCGACCTCGCCGTCGTCGACATCGACCCCGTCGAGATGGCAAACAGCCTCGGGAGCATCCGGAGCGAACTCCCACGGCTGGTCGACGAGTTCGGTGCCTCCCGGCTCGTGCTCGATTCGGTCTCTCTCCTGGAGATGATGTACGACGAACGGGCGACGCGACGGAACCAGATCTACAATTTCACCAAGAGCCTGAAGAAGTCCGGCGTCACGACACTGATGACAAGCGAAGCCAGCGAGGAAACGGCCTACGCCTCCCGGCACGGTATCGTCGAGTATCTGACCGACGCCGTGTTCGTGCTCCGGTATATCCGGCCCTCGGACTTCCGGGAGACACAGATGGCGATCGAGATCCAGAAGATCAGGGACGCAAACCATTCGCGAGAAACCAAACCGTACGAGATCACCAGCGAGGGGATCAACGTCTACCGGCAGGCCAACATCTTCTAG
- the phoU gene encoding phosphate signaling complex protein PhoU — protein MPRHDYQRQLERLRGNVLDMSELVVERLELALDALETGDEEVIERVVSGDDEINQLYLDLEQDCVDILALQQPVAGDLRFIAASFKIITDLERIADLATNLAGYARRIDVDPDAIAGLRSIGETTIEMVEAAMSAYARDDADTTYDVADRDDAVDERCEQASERIVRDLLERSAADTTEAILDEVSIHLLAIRDLERVGDHAVNIAARTLYMVESDDELIY, from the coding sequence ATGCCACGACACGACTACCAACGACAGCTCGAACGGCTCCGCGGGAACGTCCTCGACATGAGCGAGCTCGTCGTCGAGCGGCTCGAACTGGCGCTTGACGCGCTGGAGACCGGCGACGAGGAGGTCATCGAGCGAGTTGTGAGCGGTGACGACGAGATCAACCAGCTGTATCTGGATCTCGAACAGGACTGCGTCGACATCCTGGCGCTCCAGCAGCCCGTCGCCGGAGATCTCCGATTCATCGCCGCCTCGTTCAAGATCATCACGGATCTGGAGCGGATCGCGGATCTGGCGACCAACCTTGCAGGGTATGCCCGCCGGATCGACGTCGATCCGGACGCGATCGCGGGGCTTCGATCGATCGGCGAGACGACGATCGAGATGGTCGAGGCGGCGATGAGCGCGTACGCCCGCGACGACGCCGACACGACCTACGACGTTGCCGATCGAGATGATGCGGTCGACGAGCGCTGCGAGCAAGCCAGCGAACGGATCGTCCGGGACCTGCTCGAACGCTCGGCGGCGGACACGACCGAAGCGATCCTCGACGAGGTCTCGATACACCTGCTGGCGATCCGGGACCTCGAACGCGTCGGCGACCACGCGGTCAACATCGCCGCCCGGACGCTGTACATGGTCGAAAGCGACGACGAGTTGATCTACTGA
- a CDS encoding universal stress protein: MNYLLGTDSVHTTASACDYLEARVDAADTVVAVHVQSAEDDTRDGREALNVATVRLGAIADVVTEQRTGDPAEELLASATDHDVDELIIGPRSGEPGSDSRAGSVATELLSQSSIPVVVVPLEAL; encoded by the coding sequence ATGAACTATCTTCTCGGCACGGACTCGGTCCATACCACCGCGAGCGCCTGTGATTATCTGGAGGCGCGTGTTGACGCCGCCGATACCGTGGTCGCGGTTCACGTCCAGTCGGCGGAGGACGACACGCGGGACGGCCGTGAGGCGCTCAACGTCGCGACCGTTCGGCTCGGCGCCATCGCCGATGTCGTGACCGAACAGCGCACTGGCGATCCGGCCGAGGAGTTGCTCGCCAGTGCCACCGATCACGATGTCGACGAACTGATTATCGGTCCCCGGAGCGGCGAACCCGGCAGCGATAGCAGGGCTGGCTCCGTCGCTACCGAACTCCTCTCGCAGTCCTCGATACCGGTCGTCGTGGTTCCGCTGGAGGCACTCTAG